The Spirosoma oryzicola region CCAATGGGCGTTAACACATCGAACGATTCCGGAATAATTCCCCGCTTATTTAGTTCAGCTATCTCCAGAACACGCTCAATAGCCAACGGATACCAGGTGCTTTCCGTGCCGTAGCCAAACCACATTAGTTTGCGGAAGATATCTGTCTTTTGCAGATAAGCGCGTCCTTTTTGGGTTTCAAGCGGTTTATCAATCGTCGGAATGTCGCGCAACGCGTCTATGTACGTGTCTAGCTCGTAGTTTAAACAGCACTTCAAACGTCCACATTGCCCCGAAAGCTTTGCCGGATTTAATGACAAGTTTTGGTACCGCGCAGCAGATGTGGCAATGTTTTTAAAATCAGTAAGCCAGGTTGAACAGCAAAGCTCGCGTCCACACGACCCGATTCCGCCTAACCGACCCGCTTCCTGCCGCAAACTAATCTGACGCATTTCGATGCGAGCCTTAAATTCGCTGGCAAGCATCTTGATGAGTTCCCGAAAGTCGACCCGCTCTTCGGACGAATAATAGAACGTTGCTTTTGTATTATCGGACTGAAATTCGACGTCCGACAATTTCATGTTCAGCTTCAGTTCGCGAATAATTTCTCTGGATCGGTACAAAGCAGGAAGATCCCTTAAGATTGCCTGTTCGTGCCGTTCCATATCTTTAGGCGTCGTCAGTCGATGAATAACTTTCGTATCATCGTTTATTTTAACACCTTTCTTTTTCACCTGTAGCCTTACCAGTTCGCCTTGCAGCGAAACAGCGCCAATGTGAAAACCCGATTGCATTTCAACGACTACATAGTCGCCCGTCGTTAGATCAAGTTGGTGAACATTGCGGTAGTACTCTTTTCGCCCACCCTTGAACTTCACCTCAACCACGTCATATTTTAAGCCCGGCATCGCGATATCGCTTAGCCAGTCAAACGAATTT contains the following coding sequences:
- a CDS encoding PSP1 domain-containing protein; translated protein: MGCKSCTTGGCGTQRGASDGPGGEPQKTATGGCGSGGCGTGGCNKLNSFDWLSDIAMPGLKYDVVEVKFKGGRKEYYRNVHQLDLTTGDYVVVEMQSGFHIGAVSLQGELVRLQVKKKGVKINDDTKVIHRLTTPKDMERHEQAILRDLPALYRSREIIRELKLNMKLSDVEFQSDNTKATFYYSSEERVDFRELIKMLASEFKARIEMRQISLRQEAGRLGGIGSCGRELCCSTWLTDFKNIATSAARYQNLSLNPAKLSGQCGRLKCCLNYELDTYIDALRDIPTIDKPLETQKGRAYLQKTDIFRKLMWFGYGTESTWYPLAIERVLEIAELNKRGIIPESFDVLTPIGEKEPATAAALNSDLQKLDAKYATRTSKKKKKKPKGAGDKVTKPLSNGKAQ